In Arthrobacter sp. CJ23, the genomic window GACGCCAGTTCGCGGACCTCGGGATCGCCCAGGATCTGGGCTTTGATGCCCTCGGCGCGTTCGATCATCACCGGATCGTGCTGGAGGTCCTGGGCCAGCTCCGTGAGGTAGGTGTCGATGGCGCGGCGGACCTGGTGGTCCTGGTCCTGCTGCACCGCGCGGACGAACTTGGACAGCTCCAGGTAGACCTTGTCGCCCACCAGGTCATCCACGAAGGACGGCACCCAGAGCGGCGAACGGTCGGACACCAGCCGGTTCACCGCGGCATGGTTCGCGTCCACCCAGTCCGCGGTGCGGTCCACCAGCAGGTCCACCAGCTTGTGGTGGTGGCCGTCGGCGAAGATCCGCTCCGCCATCCGGCCTACGGGCGGCCCCCACGGCGGAGTCAGCAGGTGCTTGCGGACCATGCCCTCGATCACCGCCTGGACGTCGTCGTCGTTGAGCACGGTGAACGCGCCGCGGATCAGCGCCGCGCCTTCCTTGGCCACGCGTTCGGCGCCGCCCGGCCCGGCCAGCCAGGCCCCGGCCTTGCGGGCGATGTCGATGCTGGCCAGCTTTTGCTGCACCACCTGCTCGGACAGGAAGTTGGTCTCCACGAAGTCGCTCAGCGATTCGCCGATCTGGTCCTTGCGGCGCGGAATGATGGCAGTGTGCGGGATCTTCAGGCCCATGGGGTACTTGAATAGGGCCGTCACGGCGAACCAGTCCGCCAGCGCA contains:
- a CDS encoding DUF445 domain-containing protein, whose amino-acid sequence is MQVNSEQIPDTLSAPPTAAGPAAGAAGAVGLSSGDAAKAAALRKMKAVALGLLIGMAVVFTLAYAFQKEYPWLEYVRAAAEGGMVGALADWFAVTALFKYPMGLKIPHTAIIPRRKDQIGESLSDFVETNFLSEQVVQQKLASIDIARKAGAWLAGPGGAERVAKEGAALIRGAFTVLNDDDVQAVIEGMVRKHLLTPPWGPPVGRMAERIFADGHHHKLVDLLVDRTADWVDANHAAVNRLVSDRSPLWVPSFVDDLVGDKVYLELSKFVRAVQQDQDHQVRRAIDTYLTELAQDLQHDPVMIERAEGIKAQILGDPEVRELASRTWGTIKNALLGAVEDPESELTQRFKSAVRDFGSRLVNDDELAGKVNAWIGDAAGYLVTTYRSDIAGVISDTVARWDAEETSQKIELQVGRDLQYIRINGTVVGALAGLAIFTVAHLLFG